The following coding sequences are from one Rattus rattus isolate New Zealand chromosome 11, Rrattus_CSIRO_v1, whole genome shotgun sequence window:
- the LOC116912916 gene encoding LOW QUALITY PROTEIN: deoxycytidine kinase-like (The sequence of the model RefSeq protein was modified relative to this genomic sequence to represent the inferred CDS: inserted 2 bases in 1 codon), with translation MATPPKRFCPSPLTSSEGTRIKISIDGNIAAGQSAFVNILKRVCEDWDAVPQPVARWCNVQNTQDEPEELTASQKSGGNALQMMYEKPERWSFTFQSYTCLSRIRAQLASLNGGLKDAEKPVLFLERSVYSDRCTFASNLYESDCMNETXWAIYQDWHDWVNSQFGQSLELDGIIYLQATPEKGLNRIYIWGRDEEQGIPLEYLEKLYYKHESWLPHHTLKSNFDCLQEVPILTLDVNEDFKDKHESLVEKAKEFLSTL, from the exons ATGGCCACCCCACCTAAGAGGTTCTGCCCTTCTCCCTTGACCAGCTCTGAGGGCACCCGCATCAAGATCTCCATCGATGGGAACATCGCTGCTGGGCAGTCAGCGTTTGTGAATATCCTAAAGCGAGTCTGTGAGGATTGGGACGCGGTTCCTCAGCCGGTCGCCAGGTGGTGCAATGTGCAGAACACCCAAGACGAACCTGAGGAGTTGACAGCATCTCAGAAGAGCGGTGGGAATGCTCTTCAGATGATGTATGAGAAACCCGAGCGGTGGTCTTTTACCTTCCAATCATACACCTGTCTCAGCCGGATCCGAGCCCAGCTTGCCTCTCTCAACGGCGGACTCAAGGATGCAGAGAAACCTGTATTATTTTTGGAACGATCTGTGTATAGTGACAGGTGTACTTTTGCATCCAATTTGTATGAATCTGACTGCATGAATGAAAC ATGGGCAATATATCAAGACTGGCATGACTGGGTGAATAGCCAGTTTGGCCAAAGCCTTGAATTGGATGGAATAATTTATCTTCAAGCTACTCCAGAGAAAGGcttaaatagaatatatatatgggGAAGGGATGAAGAACAAGGCATTCCTCTTGAATATTTAGAGAAACTTTACTATAAACACGAAAGCTGGCTCCCTCATCATACTCTGAAGTCCAACTTTGATTGTCTCCAAGAGGTGCCTATCCTCACACTGGATGTTAATGAAGACTTTAAAGACAAACATGAAAGTCTGGTTGAAAAGGCCAAAGAGTTTTTGAGTACTTTGTGA